Genomic segment of Gammaproteobacteria bacterium:
AAATCGAAGAATGCTTTGGTTGGTGACGACATAAAGCGAAGTGCCGCACACAGCAATGCCATTGGGCATATCCAGATTTTCAGCGACCAACTGCTTGCGCTCTGCGTAGCCATCCTTGTCGTCATCATGGAGCGCCCAGACTTTTCCTGCACGGCGAGTCGAAACGAAAATTTGTCCATTCGGGCCAATGGCAAGCGAACGAGCGTCGTCAATGCGGGCAAACAGTTGTACCGAGTAATGCTTGGGTGCCGTCGGCAGCCATTGGGCGTAAACAACAAAGGGCACTAAAGCAATCACGGAAAGCAATTTGCACGCAAGCGACATTTTGTTAGGCTCCCTGTTAGGCACCTCATGACAATATAACAAGGCAAATGGCAAATATCGAATCGTTGCTGATTCAGCTCGGCGACTGGGCTTGGGGGCCCTGGCTCGTGGCATTGCTTTTAGGCGGTGGTGGTTATTTTTTGTGGATCAGTCGGGGGCGATGTTATCACTTCTTGCCCCTTGCGCTGAAACTACTCAAACGCAGTGAAAGGAATGCAGAAGGTGACTGGAGTCATGCGCAAGCATTGGCGGCGGCACTTTCTGGAACGGTGGGTATGGGCAACATTACAGGGGTGGCCGTTGCCATCAGTGTGGGTGGTCCGGGAGCAATTTTCTGGATGTGGATCAGTGCCTTTATCGGGATGACGACGAAATTTTTCACAGCAACGTTGGCGGTTGCTTTTCGTGGTCGAGATGACCGCGGTCATATACAAGGCGGGCCGATGTATGTCATCACAACGGCCTTACCCCCAAGATGGCACTTTCTCGCCTATTTCTTTGCGTGGGCGGGGATGCTTGGTTGCATCCCTATGCTTCAGGCCAATCAGCTTGTGCAGATTGTTCGTGAACAAATTTTGCTGCCCAATCAACTGATATCGGGCGAAACTGGCACTTTGGTTGCCGACGCAGTGATGGCCTTGGCCATTGTCATGCTGGTTGGCGCTGTGATTCTCGGTGGTGTCAAACGCATTGGTCGTGTCACCCTGCGTCTTGTGCCTTTCATGGCGCTTTTGTATATCGCCTGCGGATTTTGGGTGGTGATGGTTAACATTGAAGCTGTTCCCGATGCCATTCGCTTAATTTTTTACGATGCCTTCACTGGCCAGGCCGTTGCGGGTGGTGCATTGGGATCGTTAATTTTGACGGGCATTCGCCGAGGCACGTTTTCCAACGAAGCCGGCATCGGTACTGAAGTGTTGGCACACGGCGCCGCACGTAGTCGACACCCGGTCGACGAGGGGGCGGTGGCAATGTTGGGCCCCGTCATTGATACACTCATTTTGTGTACGACAACTGCAGTCATTATTTTGGTCACTGGCGTATGGCGCGATACGGAACTGGATGGCATCAGTATGACGACCGCCGCTTTCGAGTCCGCCATGCCAGGGGTGGGCCGTTACATGATGGTGACATGCGTGATATTTTTTGCCGTCAGCACATTGATCACTTACGCGTATTATGGACAGAAATGTTTTGCTTTTCTGTTCGGCACGGCAAGGCAAAAATGGTATGTATTTGCTTATTTGATGATTGTTTTTCTGACCGCC
This window contains:
- a CDS encoding alanine:cation symporter family protein — its product is MANIESLLIQLGDWAWGPWLVALLLGGGGYFLWISRGRCYHFLPLALKLLKRSERNAEGDWSHAQALAAALSGTVGMGNITGVAVAISVGGPGAIFWMWISAFIGMTTKFFTATLAVAFRGRDDRGHIQGGPMYVITTALPPRWHFLAYFFAWAGMLGCIPMLQANQLVQIVREQILLPNQLISGETGTLVADAVMALAIVMLVGAVILGGVKRIGRVTLRLVPFMALLYIACGFWVVMVNIEAVPDAIRLIFYDAFTGQAVAGGALGSLILTGIRRGTFSNEAGIGTEVLAHGAARSRHPVDEGAVAMLGPVIDTLILCTTTAVIILVTGVWRDTELDGISMTTAAFESAMPGVGRYMMVTCVIFFAVSTLITYAYYGQKCFAFLFGTARQKWYVFAYLMIVFLTA